Sequence from the Erythrolamprus reginae isolate rEryReg1 chromosome Z, rEryReg1.hap1, whole genome shotgun sequence genome:
CACTAGCtccagggcagccctgtgggTCAGATCTAAGACTGGCTATGTTCTGGCCTAGATGGCCACCACAAGCCTTCATGGTCCACTCATTGGCCTAGCTTCACAGCACGTAAGGCTTCCCTTTCACTGGGACTGCTCCCGCCCCCATGTGAGAAAGCCATAGCACTGCCAATCTCTCCCTTGCTTCCTGAGAGTGGAGGAGGAAGGAGATGGCAATGAGAagcagggaaagaaggaggggaggaaaaaaggaaggagatgggaataagaaggaaggaggcagggagggaggggggatggaaggaaggaaggaaggaaggaaaagggtagGGATAGGAGGAATAAgggtgggggagagggaggagggaaatgaaggaagggaagatgggaatgagaaggggaggaggggggaatgcAAAggcgagaaggaaggaaaatgggactgaagaagggaaggaggaaatgggaaggaaggaagatgggaacaagaaggaaagaaggaaattataAGTGGGATGGAAGGTCTGAGGGAAGTCCTGCTTTAGTACTTGGCCACCAGCAGCCCTGTTGCTCTTTTGCCATCAcctctcctggtggtctcccatcctatACTGTAACTGAGAATGTTTTGGTTACAAAGCTTGGTCTCCTCGTAAGGAGTGGCAGTtggccttccccttcccctgccccacACACCTTGCCCCCCAACCTACACATCATAAGCAACCTGGCCAAGGAGAGAGAGTACACCAGCAGTAACTTTGAGGTGCTTAAAGCACCAAATAATGGGCAAATATGTTCAATTTTTCATCTTTCTATATGGAAATGTTATTCAAGGAACAAATACATGTAACTGCTTGAAAAGATTTTGGGTCAAAGAATTATGGTTTTGCAGTTATTTTGCAGAgtacagtaatcctcaacttacaaccagtcaCTTAGCAGCCAAAGTTACAAGGGACCACCAAAACAATACTAATAAATCTAGTCCCAAAGTTCCAACAACCACCCCTCCACATAGTCACATAATTGCATTTCAAGTATTAGGAACTGATCTACATTTGTAGctgtttgcagcatcctgtgCAGTCATATGATTACAAATTAAGACTGAAAGCTGTAAGTTACTTCcacttttcagcaaaaacatatcatAGCAATTAATGGATTCACTTATTGCTATTCATAATCATGGATCCAGTCAAATGGTGATTGATTTTATGACCATCATGACTTACAACTGTAATGAGCAAGTTGCATTATGGTCAGTGACTACCTATATCAAGTTTATTATCCTGTAAGCAATCATTCTTATAATTCTGAAGTGATTGCCAAGTGCTTGATTTTGGGGCAATCTTCAAATTTATAACAAAGGGGAACTGCATTACAAAAATGTGGAGCATACATCTATCCGGTTAGAACTAGATTTCTCCTTAAATgagttcatttcattttttttcacagatgccTCCGTCTTACTGAAtgtttttctttcccatttaAATTTCCCCCCTCAAGAATGTTTGCAAAATTTGGGGTATTTTCCCAGCTTGTCAAAGCTGAATTGCTTCTTCATGGGAGATGCTATTCTGGCTATATAACATATATAATGATCCACACTTATCCTCAATAGTATTAAGAAAGGAATTTTTATTAAGCCTTTCTAAATCAAAGTCTACAGTACCACCAATCTTGTACCCTGAGGTCCTTAACATTAATATGCATGTTTATCTTCAGTCATTAGGCTATACTGTCCTCTAAGCTGTATCCTCTTCTTCTCACTGTTCTTTCCTATTCTGTCAGTTTATCCCTTTTAAACCCAAATGACATTGAAAGGGTCACAGTTGACACTTGCAGTAAGTTTTTCTATTTACAACTATTTGATAAAAACAAAAGGTCAAAATCTCCAGTGTCTCTGTAGGGTACTATGATGTTTAGCACATTGTATTTGTTGAAGTGTTTTCCTTTGATAGCTTCAACAAGTCTTCAGAGTAGGATCCTATAATAATTTTGAGATTAAGCAATAATCTGTTGCTGTAGAATCTATTCAGATTAATAATGGACATAAATTCATATATGATTTTTCAAGTTTGGTAATGTTGTTTTTAGCCCACAGCATGCATGTAATACTAAAAATAtccatatctaagccagagtggGAAACAATAGCTAAATTATATGTTTTTTTGTACTCCATCTGACAACGATTACTGAAAATTTATAATTCTGACATAATGTGTGCAGCCTCCCTCCTTCCCAAAATGTTAAATATAGCACCTGTACAGAGGAAGGTTGTTTACCTTTGAGAGAAGCACCTGGTTGATCTTTAGTTTCAGAAGCTAAGTAGGGTTGAATCTGGCTAGTACTTTGATGGGAAACTTGAAGAAATCCAAGGGTAATCTGTCTATACCAGTATTTCTCAATCACAGTGACCTTCAGATGtggagatttcaactcccagaattccccagtttagAAATTGGTCTATACATTTGAAAGTCACTGAAGTTGAGAAACATGAGTAAGATTTAAAAGTTGAAAACTATTTTAGGAAGTGACAATGGCAAATTGCTTCTATACTGTTTCTGAGAAAATTCCATGAATGTGTTTGTGAATACTTGATTCTGATTAGGATTCTGCAATGTTATTTTCAGCCTGCAGGTGGCATTAAAGGTCACAGAGCAATCCAAACAGTGACTCAGGTGGAGAGCCTGTGGATACTtcaaatgtacagtgatcccccgagtttcgcgatctcgatctttgcgaaacgctatatcacgatttttccacccgatgacgtcactcccttcctttctcatctttctttctctctctctttctctatcttgcttcttcctctctcacactctcttcctccctctctcatctctttctttccttctctctctttctctatctctccccctcttgctctcgagcggcaagcgagcggccgggcgggtgggtgatggagaagcggcaagcggcaagggaGCGGCCGGGCGGCCGGGTGACGgagaagcggcaagcggcaagcgagcggccgggcgggcgggtgacggagaagcggcaagcggcaagcgagcggccggctGGGCGGGTGACGgagaagcggcaagcggcaagcgagcggccgggcgggcgggtgacggagaagcggcaagcggcaagcgagcggccgggcaggcgggtgacggagaagcggcaagcggcaagcgagtggccgggcgggcgggtgactgagaagcggcaagcggcaagcgagcggccgggcgggcgggtgacggagaagcggcaagcggcaagcgatcttggggtttcccctttgcctgggcggcgggaagacccagggaaggttccctcggccacccaacagctgatctgctccgcagcgcggcggcagcgaggagccgaagatggggtttccacggggaaaccccatcttcggctcctcgctgctgccgcgctgcggagcagatcagctgttgggcggccgaaggaaccttccctgggtcttccccgccgcccacacgcaaactccaccatctgcgcatgtgcggccatggaaaaaggggcgcgcatgcgcagatggtgtttttacttccgcaccactacatcccgaaaaatcgattatcgcgaggggtcttggaacggaaccctcgcgataatcgggggatcactgtattaataacTACGTTTTGCTTTTCTTGACTACTGGCTTCCTCTGCTCCCCCTGCCCCCAAGCTCCCAAAAGTAAATATTCATGACAATGGAAAGGAAGTTGAGAAGTTTGTTTTTAATCCCTCcagccaacacacacacacacaaacacacacacactttcctaTAAATGATTTTCCCACAGAATGCACACAAATAAGTTAGGATTGTGTCACAGATAAACTCTTAATTGGAGATGCGGCAATAAATAAGAAGAGAGGGGTAaactgggggggggaagggaatttTGGAAGTAaacattttctgcttaagaaatTGCTTTTCAAAAAGGTTTCCAAAGGCCTTCAGTGGTGAATCAGATGTTTTTTCAAGACATAGCTTGGTAAAGGTGGGTGAACCTCCCACAACGTCTTAATTTCCCTTCCAATGCATTCTCTAAAGTTCTAAGCTGTGTGCACAGAATGGAGGTGAGGCTCAGCAGGTGTGGCTGCTGGCCACACATGTACAGACAATGCACTTTCAAACATGCCCAGAAAAACTTTTTTAATCATGTGCAGGGAATCCTTGGCAGATGTGTGGAAATGGGAAATGTTCCCCGAGGGTAGACATTTCGAAAAACCCTGAGagtgcacagaaggaaaaacatgggggggggggggggaggtgaggCCCTTGTGGTTTGCAAGATTCCTGAGGATTGTAGAAAAGAAGGACCTTAATACTCATGCCTGGATCACAAGTAGTGATCAATGAGTTCCTCTTGATTGCATAAAACCCACTAATCTCTTTTGTACTACCCACAGTTTGCATGGCTAACATAGTCCACCAGCTATAACAATACCCAACTTTCCCCGAGTAGGACTTTTAGGTTCTTCTTCCAGCCATTTCAACAGAGAAACCATGCTTCCAAATGCCCGAACTTATGGCCGTAATGGCATACTTCCCCCTAGTTTTGCTGCAGCACAAATGGAATCATCAGTGTAGCCCAGAAGCTGTTAATCAATAGAGACcaccctcttctttttttcaacACAGGCACATATACGtgcaaccacacacacacacaaaaacacacaacacacacacacacccagagaCTTTGGCCAATGAAAGCTGAATTTAGGAATTATTCCAATCCATGATTGAACATATTAGAGAGCTGGCCATGCTTTGATTGGCCAAAATGAGTTCGTGGTCTATGCCCTTTTCTTTCCTACGTCCGACCAGTGCGTGTGAGTAGGGTGCAGACACAGGAAGTGTCAATCCGGATCCAGCGCCAACCAACAATCTTGTCAGAATCCATAGTCAAAGCCCTCACATAAGACTGTTTAGGTTTGCATTCAGAGATCCAATGGCGTCGATCCACACCCCGGCAGCCACCCACGGTTCCACCAGCTGGATTACACTTGGTCTCAAAGAAATATTGCCTGAGGGGGCCTGTAAGTGTCTGCACCTCAGACAGCACTGTCACCGTTTTGCCACGGATGTCCACAGCTGTCCGTTTGTCTGTCACCCACACGTTAACACTATCACATACAGACATTTCTCCCCGGCGTAGGGACCCTTCCAATGACCGTTTGGACTTGATTGTTCTATTAGCAGCTTGTCCAGGTTGGGTATTGGAGTCCTCCATGAGGAAAAGCATGGGGGGCTCTTCAGGAGCTTGGTTAGACAGAGTGACGCGTGGAGAGAAGAGGTCCCAATCCCTCGGGGGAGTCTCAGCCCAAAGGGTATCAGTGGTATTAAGGAGGATATAGGTGTTGGGAAGGGGGGCAGCCTGGATGACACAGAGCAATGGGGTGACCATGGCATGGAACAGAATAAGCATCACTCTGCACAGCGGGGACCTAtgcagaaaaaagaaagcaacaaTAAATTGATATTGATCATCAGCGTTCAGCTCCTCCTTTTCCACCATCCTCCACTTTTATAGCTGGGCCAATTCCATTCTAAGATTGAGAAAATCCTTATTTAAGAACATCTCATTGCAGCAGCTACCTTAATTCTTCCCAGAATGCAGTGCCTCAGATATTCCATCAAAGGATCTCACTGCAAGCAATAATAAGCATGGATAGTTCATTCAGAGGCATACCAGCTGGCATATTTGCTTTTCTTCTTATGTAAAATTCCTGAGAACAGTGGAACTTTCAGTGTATCATATTCTCAGCAAGTGCCCCTTGGTGTTCAGACTGGAGACTCATAGAAAGGATGTCCAAACTGGACTCAGTTTATAAAAGAATTTGATATTATCAGCAAAGAAATCACGAGATTAGCAGACAATTAGCTAATATTGAGCTAAATATAATATTGAACTCAGTATTTCCAGTTCATAGTTATCAGTAATCAGGTGCAAAGTGTTAGATATATTTAAACGTTGAATTAAAACAGATTAAAGCCAGTCTCACATGTGTAAATCTCAGTCTATGCTTCTTACCAACTATGTTTCTTACCATTCCCATTAAAAAGCCCATCAGTAGTTTTTCATCTCTCACAAATTCTTTTTTCATTAGCATAATTATAATAAACATGAAGGCACTGTATACTTCAGAAATGATTCAGAAATCTTCAGATCTCATATAAGTACATCTCTTTGGTATTCATTAAAGAAGCTTTAAGAGTTAAAGATCCACCCTTGAACAATTGGGTTCATTAAACCTTTTAAGTTCAGaaggttaaaaacaaaacaaaacctcatGCATGCTTTCATGAGAGTAACTTTGCTCATGTGGGATCTGAAGCCATTCTGCATGATGAAAATGTACATTATTTTCGATGTGTATGCAATTCTAATAAaaactatatatactatatatactatatatatatatatatatatatatatatatatatatatatgttatgttaaatgtttttagctgcattacagtgttccctcgatttccgcgggggatgcgttccgagaccgcccgcgaaagttgaatttttgcgaagtagagatgcagaagtaaatacaccatttttggctatggacaatatcacaagccatcccttaacactttaaactcctaaattgccatttcccattcccttaacaaccatttactcaccattattactggtactcgccattgaatagtgatcctgatatttataaacataattatttattagcaataatattttttttgttatttattagcaaaaattattagcttggtgatgatgtatgacgtcatcagagggaaaaaaccgtggtataggaaaaaaaccgcgaagtattttttaattaatatttttttaaaaaaccgtggtataggctatccgcgaagttcgaacccgcgaaaatcgagggaacattgtatttgttttcgtagattttcacgggtacaggtatgacggtcttggtatattcgggtttcttcccgtgtaggatttggaaatttctggcgacgtttcgacgaggtcccactcatcatcttcaggctggtgtttctgtccttgttccagtgttcaccttagaacaaggacagaaacaccagcctgaagatgatgagtgggacctcgtcgaaacgtcgccagaaatttccaaatcctacacgggaagaaacccgaatataccaagaccgtcatatccaGCTTGGTTGAGGAAAGCTGCAATAAAAGTACATAGACAAAAGTGGTTGGGAGGATTACCTGTGGTTCAAGCCTTCCTTCGGCCACAGTCAAGCAGATCCTGGGCTTTATTCATGACCAGCCCAGAGTGGGGTCTTGCTTGGATATTTGGTGATGCAAGCCAGCCTGTGTGGCAATGGTAATCTTTTTGTTGTAGTGTCTCTCACAGGCACTTGTGATTCCTTGATGTTCATGTGTCTGAAAGACGGGACTTCTCAGGTCCCATCAAATCTCATGCTGCATCCTTGCTTCTGCTGAGATAGCAAAGAGAATGGTCCCTCACCCAGAGGTAAAACAATTGCCTCACTGTTGATAAGGGATGGCAGTAGAAAGATGTGGAAGAATATGGATTTGGCTGAGAATTTGATGTCATTCATAGGATCTGGCAAAAGAGGGAAACAACACCCTCTTAATGAAAAGAACATTAAACTACCATCCTGCCTGTTCTAGCGTTCTAGCAAAATCTCCTGCCATTTAGATAAATTGGATTATAATTCCTATTTCCCAAATGGATGGGGCTGGGATATAGAGGAGAGAGATATACACCAATAGCTTTTACATCGACTTGTAAAAGTTGCTTAGACTGCAAAAATCCTAAAGGTTTCTAATATTTTACAAGATATAGCAGGCTAGAAAATCTACACACTTATAAAATCTAGCTGATAAAATCTAGCTGACATATATCTCAGTCGGTTGCTCAGATTGAGGTTGGACCTATAGCTTGAATACATTTGAAAATTAATGTAAATTACATTCCTTTAAATTGAATGATACTGGCATGCAAACTCCTAACTGGATGATGCTATTTTAAAATTGCTCATACAAAACCATGTCCCAGACTTAAATGATCACAATTTATACAGTCAGCTTAAACCTAGCTATATTTGTTTTCACTGAAACCCTGAATTAATGTTATCTTTTCCAACTATCATCTTTTATAAAACCCTGTTTTCCAGCCAAAACATGAAAGTTGCAATTGTTGCATCTGGAAAAGCCAAAGAGGACAGAAATATAAGTTTTTCAGAAAGAATACATTCCACTATCACATCTGAGACAATGGGCCAAGACAAATGGAAATGCTCAAAAGGTTCTGAGAAATATGCTGCAAATGTTTAAAGAAACTGCCTTTTACAAGTTGAATTCCTGGCACTGACTGGACATTCGTACAACTGCTATAAAAATATTCCCCACTGAGTCTCTTGTGTGTATGTACCTTTGAGTGAATGTTGACCCCTGCTAATTGTCTGGACAAGTCCCTaaagttttcttgttttttagggAACAAGTTTGCCATTGCTCCCagtttctagaaacatagaagactgacggcagaaaaggacctcatggtccatctagtctgcccttatactattttctgtattttatcttaggatggatatatgtttatcccaggcatgtttaaattcagttactgtggatttatctaccacgtctgctggaagtttgttccaaggatctactactctttcagtgaaataatattttctcatgttgcttttgatggcttaaccattacatcaaactggctctcaaaaTTCCATTGCACTAcccaattatttttaataatagtcTCACTAAACTGCCAGCCTCCAAATACGTTAGATTACAATTCCTGTGTCatgtgtgtgcccccccccctcagccaAAAGAGGCTTTCAGTATTCTGGCAGGGATGCTGGGTGTTGCACTCAAACTTTAAAAGGTTCTCCCCCTCCTCCAGTGTGAAAAAGC
This genomic interval carries:
- the NTF4 gene encoding neurotrophin-4, which gives rise to MLILFHAMVTPLLCVIQAAPLPNTYILLNTTDTLWAETPPRDWDLFSPRVTLSNQAPEEPPMLFLMEDSNTQPGQAANRTIKSKRSLEGSLRRGEMSVCDSVNVWVTDKRTAVDIRGKTVTVLSEVQTLTGPLRQYFFETKCNPAGGTVGGCRGVDRRHWISECKPKQSYVRALTMDSDKIVGWRWIRIDTSCVCTLLTRTGRT